In the Parus major isolate Abel chromosome 4A, Parus_major1.1, whole genome shotgun sequence genome, one interval contains:
- the ATP7A gene encoding copper-transporting ATPase 1 isoform X1 yields the protein MEAKSVAIGVEGMTCNSCVQSIEQHLGKMNGIHNIKVSLEDKNAVVIYDSKLQTPVTLQEAISDMGFDATLADSKPQPVVLDTIFLTLPAQSALTPRQICASLLKNKGIMDVKVSSDQRTAVVTFIPSITNGRHITQMVPGVDLNISVPEVTPGTWGDCSWSHGSSAVLRLKVDGMTCHSCTSTIEGKLGKLQGMQRIKVSLDSKEAVVVYQPSLITAEEIKQQIEAAGFTATFKKQPKPLKLSGIDLERLRNAQPRDSEASQMESSRETGTKTVEFRIEGMHCNSCVLNIQSTISALPAVTSVVVSLENKSAAINYNPSLISIEELRKAVENVSPERFRVSLPEEHENLALLPTLVSPLKSHPASKDPSQPLTQVVVINIEGMTCSSCVQSIEGVLSQKAGVKSVHVSLPDGNGTIEYDPLQTSPEDLRASIEDMGFDASFPAKAELPVAKAQPCPEAQLDSHKPEPPSKVPAAHLGRQESKTISKCYVQVTGMTCASCVANIERNLRREDGIHSILVALMAGKAEVRYNPAVIHPAAIAELIRELGFGATVMENCGEGDGILELVVRGMTCASCVHKIESTLMKTNGVLYCSVALATNKAHIKYDPEAIGPRDVIQVIKDLGFTTSLVKKDRSASHLDHKQEIRQWKRSFVVSLVFCIPVMGLMIYMMVMDSQLSDAHAHHNMSSEEMEALHSSMILEYQLLPGLSVMNFLSFLLCVPVQVFGGWHFYIQASRALRHNTANMDVLVVLATSIAFLYSFIILLVAMAERAKVNPVTFFDTPPMLFVFISLGRWLEHVAKGKTSEALARLISLQATEATIVTLGPDNVLLSEEQVDVELVQRGDIVKVVPGGKFPVDGRVIEGHSMVDESLITGEAMPVTKKPGSTVIAGSINQNGSLLISATHVGADTTLSQIVQLVEEAQTSKAPIQQFADKLSGYFVPFIVAVSVVTLFAWIIIGFVDFEIVEKYFLGYNKSISAAEVIIRFAFQASITVLCIACPCSLGLATPTAVMVGTGVGAQNGILIKGGEPLEMAHKVKVVVFDKTGTITHGTPEVMQVKFLVEGNLLPRHKMLAIVGTAESSSEHPLGAAITKYCKKELNSETLGTCTDFQVVPGCGISCKVTNIEALLYKNNRMVEENNVKNVTLVKIEENAQESMQPALIIDAELPTHVTSQKYSVLIGNREWMTRNGLVVRAEVDKAMMEHERRGRTAVLAAVDGVLCGLIAIADTVKPEAELAVYTLKSMGLEVVLMTGDNSKTARSIASQVGITKVFAEVLPSHKVAKVKQLQDEGKRVAMVGDGINDSPALAMASVGIAIGTGTDVAIEAADVVLIRDDLMDVVASIDLSRKTVKRIRINFVFALIYNLIGVPIAAGVFLPIGLVLQPWMGSAAMAASSVSVVLSSLLLKMYQKPSSEKLEFRARGQLRHKSPSEISVHVGIHESGAGSPKLSLMDRIVTYSRASITSLFSDKRSVNSIVLSEPDKHSLLVGDFEEDDTAL from the exons ATGGAGGCAAAATCTGTGGCCATCGGCGTGGAGGGGATGACCTGCAACTCCTGTGTCCAGAGCATTGAGCAGCACCTTGGGAAGATGAATGGGATCCACAACATTAAA GTCTCCCTGGAGGACAAGAACGCTGTTGTCATCTATGACTCCAAGCTGCAAACTCCAGTGACTCTGCAGGAAGCCATCTCTGACATGGGATTCGATGCTACCCTGGCTGATTCAAAACCACAACCTGTTGTACTTGACACAATTTTCCTCACCCTCCCTGCCCAGTCAGCCTTAACACCCAGACAGATTTGTGCCTCACTGCTGAAGAACAAAGGGATCATGGATGTGAAAGTGTCCTCTGATCAAAGAACTGCGGTGGTGACTTTCATCCCTTCCATCACCAATGGCAGGCACATTACCCAGATGGTCCCAGGGGTAGATCTGAACATCTCTGTGCCAGAAGTAACACCTGGAACTTGGGGAGATTGCAGCTGGTCCCatgggagcagtgctgtgctgcgCCTGAAAGTCGATGGCATGACCTGTCACTCCTGCACCAGCACCATCGAGGGCAAGCTTGGCAAACTGCAGGGAATGCAGAGGATTAAAG TGTCCCTGGACAGTAAGGAAGCTGTTGTTGTCTACCAGCCTTCTCTAatcacagcagaagaaataaaacagcaaattgAAGCGGCAGGTTTCACAGCAACCTTCAAAAAGCAGCCTAAACCCCTGAAGCTCAGTGGGATTGAcctggagaggctgaggaaTGCTCAGCCCAGGGACTCTGAGGCATCACAGAtggaaagctccagggagactgGCACAAAGACAGTTGAGTTCAGAATTGAGGGGATGCACTGCAATTCCTGTGTCCTCAACATCCAGAGCACCATATCAGCATTACCAGCAGTGACGAGCGTGGTGGTTTCTCTAGAGAACAAATCTGCTGCTATAAACTACAACCCAAGCTTAATTAGCATAGAAGAACTGAGGAAAGCTGTGGAGAATGTGTCTCCAGAGAGGTTCAGAGTCAGCCTTCCTGAGGAGCATGAGAACCTGGCACTTCTGCCCACGCTGGTGTCTCCACTGAAATCTCACCCTGCTTCCAAGGATCCCAGCCAGCCCCTCACTCAAGTTGTTGTGATCAATATTGAGGGCATGACTTGCAGCTCCTGCGTGCAGTCCATCGAGGGAGTGCTGTCCCAAAAGGCAGGTGTGAAATCTGTTCATGTCTCTCTGCCAGATGGAAATGGGACTATAGAATATGACCCACTGCAGACAAGCCCAGAAGACTTGAGGGCCTCAATAGAGGATATGGGATTTGATGCATCTTTTCCAG CAAAGGCAGAGCTCCCTGTGGCcaaagctcagccctgccctgaaGCACAGCTGGATTCTCACAAGCCTGAGCCGCCCTCCAAAGTGCCAGCAGCCCACCTTGGCAGGCAGGAGAGCAAGACCATCTCCAAGTGCTACGTGCAGGTGACAGGAATGACATGTGCCTCGTGTGTGGCCAACATCGAGAGGAACCTGAGAAGGGAGGATG GAATCCACTCAATCCTTGTTGCCCTCAtggcagggaaggcagaagtGAGGTACAACCCTGCTGTCATTCACCCTGCAGCTATTGCAGAGCTCATTCGGGAGCTGGGCTTTGGAGCCACCGTGATGGAAAACTGCGGGGAAGGAGATGGGATCCTGGAACTTGTT GTGAGAGGGATGACCTGTGCCTCCTGTGTGCACAAGATAGAATCCACCCTTATGAAGACCAATGGTGTTTTGTACTGCTCAGTAGCTCTGGCAACCAACAAAGCCCACATCAAGTATGACCCTGAGGCCATTGGTCCTCGAGATGTCATACAAGTGATAAAG gaTTTAGGTTTTACTACTTCCTTAGTCAAAAAAGATAGATCTGCCAGTCATCTGGATCACAAACAGGAAATCAGGCA GTGGAAAAGATCTTTTGTGGTGAGCCTGGTTTTCTGTATCCCTGTGATGGGGCTGATGATTTACATGATGGTGATGGACAGCCAGCTCTCGGATGCTCACGCACATCACAACATGAGCAGTGAGGAGATGGAGGCCCTGCACTCTTCCATGATCCTGGAATACCAGCTCCTACCAGGATTGTCTGTCATgaatttcctctcatttttactctgtgtccctgtgcag GTGTTCGGGGGGTGGCACTTCTACATCCAGGCCTCCCGAGCACTGAGGCACAACACAGCCAACATGGACGTGCTCGTGGTGCTGGCAACATCCATTGCCTTCCTCTACTCCTTCATCATCCTCCTGGTGGCAATGGCTGAGAGGGCCAAAGTCAACCCTGTCACCTTCTTCGACACTCCCCCGATGCTGTTCGTGTTCATCTCGCTGGGGCGCTGGCTGGAGCACGTGGCAAAG GGTAAAACCTCAGAAGCACTGGCAAGACTAATTTCATTACAAGCTACTGAAGCTACTATTGTTACCTTGGGCCCTGATAACGTTCTTTTAAG TGAGGAACAAGTGGATGTGGAACTGGTCCAGCGAGGTGACATTGTCAAAGTGGTCCCAGGAGGCAAATTCCCAGTGGATGGCCGTGTCATTGAAGGACACTCCATGGTGGATGAGTCTCTCATCACAG GTGAGGCCATGCCTGTGACCAAGAAGCCTGGCAGTACAGTCATTGCAGGCTCCATCAATCAGAACGGCTCCCTTCTGATCTCAGCCACCCACGTGGGAGCTGATACCACCCTGTCCCAGATTGTTCAACTCGTGGAGGAGGCCCAGACCTCTAAG GCTCCCATCCAGCAATTTGCAGACAAACTTAGTGGCTACTTTGTTCCTTTTATTGTGGCTGTCTCTGTGGTTACCCTTTTTGCCTGGATTATAATTGGGTTTGTGGATTTTGAAATAGTGGAAAAGTACTTTCTG GGCTACAACAAgagcatttcagcagcagaggtgaTCATCCGCTTCGCCTTCCAGGCGTCCATCACGGTGCTGTGCATcgcctgtccctgctccctgggccTGGCCACCCCCACGGCCGTCATGGTGGGCACGGGCGTGGGCGCGCAGAACGGCATCCTCATCAAGGGCGGGGAGCCCCTGGAGATGGCACACAAG gTGAAGGTGGTTGTGTTTGACAAAACGGGGACCATCACCCACGGCACTCCAGAGGTGATGCAGGTGAAGTTCCTGGTGGAGGGGAACCTCCTCCCCCGTCACAAAATGCTGGCGATTGTGGGGACAGCGGAGAGCAGCAGCGAGCACCCCCTGGGAGCAGCAATCACAAAGTACTGCAAAAAG GAGCTGAACTCAGAAACCCTGGGGACGTGTACAGATTTCCAGGTAGTTCCAGGCTGTGGCATTAGTTGCAAAGTCACCAATATTGAAGCATTGCTCTACAAGAACAACAGAATGGTTGAAGAAAACAATGTTAAAAATGTGACACTTGTGAAAATTGAGGAGAATGCACAAGAATCAATGCAGCCTGCTTTGATCATTGATGCTGAATTACCAA ctcaTGTGACCTCCCAGAAATACTCAGTTCTCATTGGGAACAGGGAGTGGATGACCAGGAATGGCCTCGTGGTGAGAGCTGAGGTGGACAAAGCCATGATGGAACACGAGCGCAGAGGCCGCACGGCTGTTCTGGCAGCTGTGGATG gagTGCTCTGTGGCTTGATAGCTATTGCAGATACTGTGAAGccagaggctgagctggcagTGTACACTTTGAAGAGCATGGGCTTAGAAGTTGTCCTCATGACGGGTGACAACAGCAAAACAGCCCGCTCCATCGCCTCCCAG GTTGGCATCACCAAAGTGTTTGCAGAGGTTCTCCCCTCACACAAAGTGGCCAAAGTGAAGCAGCTCCAGGACGAAGGGAAGCGGGTGGCCATGGTTGGAGATGGGATCAACGACTCGCCGGCCCTGGCCATGGCCAGCGTGGGAATCGCCATTGGCACGGGCACGGATGTGGCCATCGAGGCAGCTGATGTGGTTCTCATCAGG GATGACCTGATGGATGTGGTAGCAAGCATAGATTTATCGAGGAAAACCGTGAAGAGGATCCGGATCAACTTTGTCTTTGCTCTAATTTATAATCTCATTGGAGTTCCCATAGCTGCAG GTGTCTTCCTGCCCATTGGTTTGGTTCTGCAGCCCTGGATGGGATCTGCAGCCATGGCTGCCTCCTCAGTCTCCGTTGTGCTTTCTTCTTTGCTCCTAAAGAT GTACCAGAAACCAAGCTCTGAGAAGCTGGAGTTCCGTGCCCGTGGCCAGCTGAGGCACAAGAGCCCATCAGAGATCAGTGTCCACGTGGGCATCCACGAGAGCGGGGCTGGCTCCCCCAAGCTGAGCCTGATGGATCGAATTGTCACCTACAGCAGAgcctccatcacctccctgttCTCAGACAAGCGCTCAGTGAACAGCATCGTCCTCAGTGAGCCAGACAAACATTCACTTCTGGTGGGAGATTTTGAAGAGGATGACACAGCCTTATGA
- the ATP7A gene encoding copper-transporting ATPase 1 isoform X2 yields the protein MGFDATLADSKPQPVVLDTIFLTLPAQSALTPRQICASLLKNKGIMDVKVSSDQRTAVVTFIPSITNGRHITQMVPGVDLNISVPEVTPGTWGDCSWSHGSSAVLRLKVDGMTCHSCTSTIEGKLGKLQGMQRIKVSLDSKEAVVVYQPSLITAEEIKQQIEAAGFTATFKKQPKPLKLSGIDLERLRNAQPRDSEASQMESSRETGTKTVEFRIEGMHCNSCVLNIQSTISALPAVTSVVVSLENKSAAINYNPSLISIEELRKAVENVSPERFRVSLPEEHENLALLPTLVSPLKSHPASKDPSQPLTQVVVINIEGMTCSSCVQSIEGVLSQKAGVKSVHVSLPDGNGTIEYDPLQTSPEDLRASIEDMGFDASFPAKAELPVAKAQPCPEAQLDSHKPEPPSKVPAAHLGRQESKTISKCYVQVTGMTCASCVANIERNLRREDGIHSILVALMAGKAEVRYNPAVIHPAAIAELIRELGFGATVMENCGEGDGILELVVRGMTCASCVHKIESTLMKTNGVLYCSVALATNKAHIKYDPEAIGPRDVIQVIKDLGFTTSLVKKDRSASHLDHKQEIRQWKRSFVVSLVFCIPVMGLMIYMMVMDSQLSDAHAHHNMSSEEMEALHSSMILEYQLLPGLSVMNFLSFLLCVPVQVFGGWHFYIQASRALRHNTANMDVLVVLATSIAFLYSFIILLVAMAERAKVNPVTFFDTPPMLFVFISLGRWLEHVAKGKTSEALARLISLQATEATIVTLGPDNVLLSEEQVDVELVQRGDIVKVVPGGKFPVDGRVIEGHSMVDESLITGEAMPVTKKPGSTVIAGSINQNGSLLISATHVGADTTLSQIVQLVEEAQTSKAPIQQFADKLSGYFVPFIVAVSVVTLFAWIIIGFVDFEIVEKYFLGYNKSISAAEVIIRFAFQASITVLCIACPCSLGLATPTAVMVGTGVGAQNGILIKGGEPLEMAHKVKVVVFDKTGTITHGTPEVMQVKFLVEGNLLPRHKMLAIVGTAESSSEHPLGAAITKYCKKELNSETLGTCTDFQVVPGCGISCKVTNIEALLYKNNRMVEENNVKNVTLVKIEENAQESMQPALIIDAELPTHVTSQKYSVLIGNREWMTRNGLVVRAEVDKAMMEHERRGRTAVLAAVDGVLCGLIAIADTVKPEAELAVYTLKSMGLEVVLMTGDNSKTARSIASQVGITKVFAEVLPSHKVAKVKQLQDEGKRVAMVGDGINDSPALAMASVGIAIGTGTDVAIEAADVVLIRDDLMDVVASIDLSRKTVKRIRINFVFALIYNLIGVPIAAGVFLPIGLVLQPWMGSAAMAASSVSVVLSSLLLKMYQKPSSEKLEFRARGQLRHKSPSEISVHVGIHESGAGSPKLSLMDRIVTYSRASITSLFSDKRSVNSIVLSEPDKHSLLVGDFEEDDTAL from the exons ATGGGATTCGATGCTACCCTGGCTGATTCAAAACCACAACCTGTTGTACTTGACACAATTTTCCTCACCCTCCCTGCCCAGTCAGCCTTAACACCCAGACAGATTTGTGCCTCACTGCTGAAGAACAAAGGGATCATGGATGTGAAAGTGTCCTCTGATCAAAGAACTGCGGTGGTGACTTTCATCCCTTCCATCACCAATGGCAGGCACATTACCCAGATGGTCCCAGGGGTAGATCTGAACATCTCTGTGCCAGAAGTAACACCTGGAACTTGGGGAGATTGCAGCTGGTCCCatgggagcagtgctgtgctgcgCCTGAAAGTCGATGGCATGACCTGTCACTCCTGCACCAGCACCATCGAGGGCAAGCTTGGCAAACTGCAGGGAATGCAGAGGATTAAAG TGTCCCTGGACAGTAAGGAAGCTGTTGTTGTCTACCAGCCTTCTCTAatcacagcagaagaaataaaacagcaaattgAAGCGGCAGGTTTCACAGCAACCTTCAAAAAGCAGCCTAAACCCCTGAAGCTCAGTGGGATTGAcctggagaggctgaggaaTGCTCAGCCCAGGGACTCTGAGGCATCACAGAtggaaagctccagggagactgGCACAAAGACAGTTGAGTTCAGAATTGAGGGGATGCACTGCAATTCCTGTGTCCTCAACATCCAGAGCACCATATCAGCATTACCAGCAGTGACGAGCGTGGTGGTTTCTCTAGAGAACAAATCTGCTGCTATAAACTACAACCCAAGCTTAATTAGCATAGAAGAACTGAGGAAAGCTGTGGAGAATGTGTCTCCAGAGAGGTTCAGAGTCAGCCTTCCTGAGGAGCATGAGAACCTGGCACTTCTGCCCACGCTGGTGTCTCCACTGAAATCTCACCCTGCTTCCAAGGATCCCAGCCAGCCCCTCACTCAAGTTGTTGTGATCAATATTGAGGGCATGACTTGCAGCTCCTGCGTGCAGTCCATCGAGGGAGTGCTGTCCCAAAAGGCAGGTGTGAAATCTGTTCATGTCTCTCTGCCAGATGGAAATGGGACTATAGAATATGACCCACTGCAGACAAGCCCAGAAGACTTGAGGGCCTCAATAGAGGATATGGGATTTGATGCATCTTTTCCAG CAAAGGCAGAGCTCCCTGTGGCcaaagctcagccctgccctgaaGCACAGCTGGATTCTCACAAGCCTGAGCCGCCCTCCAAAGTGCCAGCAGCCCACCTTGGCAGGCAGGAGAGCAAGACCATCTCCAAGTGCTACGTGCAGGTGACAGGAATGACATGTGCCTCGTGTGTGGCCAACATCGAGAGGAACCTGAGAAGGGAGGATG GAATCCACTCAATCCTTGTTGCCCTCAtggcagggaaggcagaagtGAGGTACAACCCTGCTGTCATTCACCCTGCAGCTATTGCAGAGCTCATTCGGGAGCTGGGCTTTGGAGCCACCGTGATGGAAAACTGCGGGGAAGGAGATGGGATCCTGGAACTTGTT GTGAGAGGGATGACCTGTGCCTCCTGTGTGCACAAGATAGAATCCACCCTTATGAAGACCAATGGTGTTTTGTACTGCTCAGTAGCTCTGGCAACCAACAAAGCCCACATCAAGTATGACCCTGAGGCCATTGGTCCTCGAGATGTCATACAAGTGATAAAG gaTTTAGGTTTTACTACTTCCTTAGTCAAAAAAGATAGATCTGCCAGTCATCTGGATCACAAACAGGAAATCAGGCA GTGGAAAAGATCTTTTGTGGTGAGCCTGGTTTTCTGTATCCCTGTGATGGGGCTGATGATTTACATGATGGTGATGGACAGCCAGCTCTCGGATGCTCACGCACATCACAACATGAGCAGTGAGGAGATGGAGGCCCTGCACTCTTCCATGATCCTGGAATACCAGCTCCTACCAGGATTGTCTGTCATgaatttcctctcatttttactctgtgtccctgtgcag GTGTTCGGGGGGTGGCACTTCTACATCCAGGCCTCCCGAGCACTGAGGCACAACACAGCCAACATGGACGTGCTCGTGGTGCTGGCAACATCCATTGCCTTCCTCTACTCCTTCATCATCCTCCTGGTGGCAATGGCTGAGAGGGCCAAAGTCAACCCTGTCACCTTCTTCGACACTCCCCCGATGCTGTTCGTGTTCATCTCGCTGGGGCGCTGGCTGGAGCACGTGGCAAAG GGTAAAACCTCAGAAGCACTGGCAAGACTAATTTCATTACAAGCTACTGAAGCTACTATTGTTACCTTGGGCCCTGATAACGTTCTTTTAAG TGAGGAACAAGTGGATGTGGAACTGGTCCAGCGAGGTGACATTGTCAAAGTGGTCCCAGGAGGCAAATTCCCAGTGGATGGCCGTGTCATTGAAGGACACTCCATGGTGGATGAGTCTCTCATCACAG GTGAGGCCATGCCTGTGACCAAGAAGCCTGGCAGTACAGTCATTGCAGGCTCCATCAATCAGAACGGCTCCCTTCTGATCTCAGCCACCCACGTGGGAGCTGATACCACCCTGTCCCAGATTGTTCAACTCGTGGAGGAGGCCCAGACCTCTAAG GCTCCCATCCAGCAATTTGCAGACAAACTTAGTGGCTACTTTGTTCCTTTTATTGTGGCTGTCTCTGTGGTTACCCTTTTTGCCTGGATTATAATTGGGTTTGTGGATTTTGAAATAGTGGAAAAGTACTTTCTG GGCTACAACAAgagcatttcagcagcagaggtgaTCATCCGCTTCGCCTTCCAGGCGTCCATCACGGTGCTGTGCATcgcctgtccctgctccctgggccTGGCCACCCCCACGGCCGTCATGGTGGGCACGGGCGTGGGCGCGCAGAACGGCATCCTCATCAAGGGCGGGGAGCCCCTGGAGATGGCACACAAG gTGAAGGTGGTTGTGTTTGACAAAACGGGGACCATCACCCACGGCACTCCAGAGGTGATGCAGGTGAAGTTCCTGGTGGAGGGGAACCTCCTCCCCCGTCACAAAATGCTGGCGATTGTGGGGACAGCGGAGAGCAGCAGCGAGCACCCCCTGGGAGCAGCAATCACAAAGTACTGCAAAAAG GAGCTGAACTCAGAAACCCTGGGGACGTGTACAGATTTCCAGGTAGTTCCAGGCTGTGGCATTAGTTGCAAAGTCACCAATATTGAAGCATTGCTCTACAAGAACAACAGAATGGTTGAAGAAAACAATGTTAAAAATGTGACACTTGTGAAAATTGAGGAGAATGCACAAGAATCAATGCAGCCTGCTTTGATCATTGATGCTGAATTACCAA ctcaTGTGACCTCCCAGAAATACTCAGTTCTCATTGGGAACAGGGAGTGGATGACCAGGAATGGCCTCGTGGTGAGAGCTGAGGTGGACAAAGCCATGATGGAACACGAGCGCAGAGGCCGCACGGCTGTTCTGGCAGCTGTGGATG gagTGCTCTGTGGCTTGATAGCTATTGCAGATACTGTGAAGccagaggctgagctggcagTGTACACTTTGAAGAGCATGGGCTTAGAAGTTGTCCTCATGACGGGTGACAACAGCAAAACAGCCCGCTCCATCGCCTCCCAG GTTGGCATCACCAAAGTGTTTGCAGAGGTTCTCCCCTCACACAAAGTGGCCAAAGTGAAGCAGCTCCAGGACGAAGGGAAGCGGGTGGCCATGGTTGGAGATGGGATCAACGACTCGCCGGCCCTGGCCATGGCCAGCGTGGGAATCGCCATTGGCACGGGCACGGATGTGGCCATCGAGGCAGCTGATGTGGTTCTCATCAGG GATGACCTGATGGATGTGGTAGCAAGCATAGATTTATCGAGGAAAACCGTGAAGAGGATCCGGATCAACTTTGTCTTTGCTCTAATTTATAATCTCATTGGAGTTCCCATAGCTGCAG GTGTCTTCCTGCCCATTGGTTTGGTTCTGCAGCCCTGGATGGGATCTGCAGCCATGGCTGCCTCCTCAGTCTCCGTTGTGCTTTCTTCTTTGCTCCTAAAGAT GTACCAGAAACCAAGCTCTGAGAAGCTGGAGTTCCGTGCCCGTGGCCAGCTGAGGCACAAGAGCCCATCAGAGATCAGTGTCCACGTGGGCATCCACGAGAGCGGGGCTGGCTCCCCCAAGCTGAGCCTGATGGATCGAATTGTCACCTACAGCAGAgcctccatcacctccctgttCTCAGACAAGCGCTCAGTGAACAGCATCGTCCTCAGTGAGCCAGACAAACATTCACTTCTGGTGGGAGATTTTGAAGAGGATGACACAGCCTTATGA